The region CTTTCGAGGCGACACCCAGGTCACCATTACCGCCTGAAGCGGTCAGAAGATCGCGGATCTTGAGTCCCTCGAAACGGGCCGGCTCCTGCCATGCCAGGGTAATTCCTAATCTGGCTCGCTCGTCTATATCGAGATTTTTAATCGATTTATCTTCGAAAACTATATCGCCCTCGAAATGACGATAACCGGCAAGACCCATGATGGTCGATGCAAGAGTTGATTTTCCGGCACCGTTGGGACCGACCACGGCATGGACATGACCCTCCCAGAAATCAATATTGAGACTGTTGAGGATCTGTTTGTTGCCCAGCTTCAGGCTGATATCTTTTAATTCAAGAATTCCCATCAGCTACTCCAGTTCGGTGATATCTTTCTCTGTAAAAAGATAAGTCTTGAGCTCATCGTGCCAGCCATCCATATTGCGCCTGAGCCATTCGATGGTCATGCAGGCGTGCTCGATCTCCTCGTCACGATTGTGCGCCAGCACTTTTTTCAGATGCTGGTCGGAGGTGACCTCAACACGTTGATGGTACCAGTTTACGGCTTCAATCTCCTCTTTAAGGCTGTTAAGAGCACGCGCAATATCTTTGGTTTTCGATGACAATTCGTTTGTCGGTTCATGGTAATCTGACATCTCGAAACCTCGCTTATCTTATTTTCTTTGTCTAATAGAATGATTATGGGCATCAATTGTTCAAAATCTTTCTGATTTCTGAAAAGCCTGTGTAACAGGTACATTCCATACTAATCTCAGTCAGAACAACAGCAACAGTACAGATAGAGAGAACGCTCTTATAATCGTATCGGTTTTCAAATTTAGATAATCGATATGTACAGTTGACATAATCACCTCCCCTTAAAAAAATAGAGTAATGAGTTACTTTTTGCGGGCGACAGCCTCGGCAAAAGCATGCTGATGCGGTTCGCCGTGAGTGTGGTCTGTAGTCTTGTATTCTTCGTAGTCCAGGATATCGAATTTATCTTTGAGAATCCGGTTGAGTTCATCATTGTCGAAATAGTGCTGAATGGCTTTTGATAATTCACTGGCCTGTCCGGAATCACCATTGTAACCGGGATCATCGACCGTATGCACCTTGACAAACAGGATTCCATTTTCTTTTAAGCCGTCATGGATTTCACCGAGGAAACTATCCAGGTAGCCTTCGGGAAAATGATCGAATATCGTAACCGCGCTGATTAAGTCGAAGAAATTACGCGGTACAACGAAATTCCGGACATCATCCACGAAAGTTTCGACATTCTGATCAAGCCCGTGTTGCAAGGCATTTTTGTTTAACTGTTCGATGCCTTCTTTCGACTGGTCAACAGCGATAACTTTCATCCCGAGCTCGGCCAGGAAAAGGCTGTTGCGGCCATCCCCGCATCCCAGGTCAAGAGCATTGCCGCCGATATTTTCCTTCAACACAAATTCGCGCATGCGCTGGTTGGGAACCTTCCCGAAAGCATGCTCTTTACCAGCATAGTAATCATTGAAAAAATCTGTTGAGTCCGACATAGTATACTCTTTCTCAATAGCGCATGACCGCGGCCAGCATCGATTTTTCCGGCATTTCCTCCATATCGAGAAAATGCACCCTGCCACCGGAAGTCAACGTGTTGACTGCGGCGCTGTCGATCAGGTCAACATTCCGACTCTTGTCCTGCGGCTGGAAGATGACATCATGCCAGTTCCTGTCGTAGCGCCCATAGATGCGCCGGTCTTTTTGCACGAAGAGAGTATGAATACGGTTAACGTAGGAGGCCTTTATCACTTCCTGAAGTTCATTGACCGCTTTACCTGTTCCGGACAATCGATTGTACTGCTCCATATCTTCTTTCAGGTCTTCTTCTGAGAGCGATTCGACCGCTTCCAGGCTGCGGCGATGGAGTTCGTCCTCGCTCAGATCATCCGGATTGACATCTACTGCCCGATCCAAAAGATACTGGTAGGAATTGGCCTTACGGTAAATGCCTATCAGATGATCCAGGCCGACTAACAAAAGCGGCAGGTTTCTGTTATCCAGAAATGATGTTACCGCGTTTTCGGCCTGCTGAAAGAAGCGCAGAATCTCCTTTTTATGCTCTTCATCTCCCTGGCCACCATGGCCGTGAAAGATCTCGGAATCACCGCCCTCTGAAGGTGCGTTGGAGGTGTGGTGCTGAAGCTGTTGCTCGATATCATCGTACTTTAGAATATCTTCGATATCAGTTGCCACATCACCCAGGTCAACCTGCTCCATCCCCAGCCGATCAGCCAGGTAAAGCCTGAAATCTTTCTGGCTTAAAGCCAGTATGGCGATCCGGTGACCATCAGCCACCAACGGCAGAATCTGTTTGAGGTGGAAACGGTGCGAGAGATTTATGCTCTCCTCGACCTTGAGAGGTAACCTGTATATATAGTTTTCATTTTCGGACAAAAACAGCGCCAAGCCGTCTTTCTGGTAGCGCCAGAAGTTTGTATTATCCAGGAGACTGCGAGCCGGATCGAGGATTTTACCGATTTCGTTATCACGCAACCCTTCCTGTTTGAGTCGGTTCTCGGCTTCGGCCAGCATGTTCTTCAACCGAATCTTGTTCTGCTCTGTCTCCCGACCCGCTTTTTCAGTCGGTATACAAATTGAAAGACACAATTCCTTCCGGCCTTGTATAAGTTTTTTAAGCATTTC is a window of Candidatus Zixiibacteriota bacterium DNA encoding:
- a CDS encoding methyltransferase domain-containing protein, with product MSDSTDFFNDYYAGKEHAFGKVPNQRMREFVLKENIGGNALDLGCGDGRNSLFLAELGMKVIAVDQSKEGIEQLNKNALQHGLDQNVETFVDDVRNFVVPRNFFDLISAVTIFDHFPEGYLDSFLGEIHDGLKENGILFVKVHTVDDPGYNGDSGQASELSKAIQHYFDNDELNRILKDKFDILDYEEYKTTDHTHGEPHQHAFAEAVARKK